From one Lolium rigidum isolate FL_2022 chromosome 4, APGP_CSIRO_Lrig_0.1, whole genome shotgun sequence genomic stretch:
- the LOC124649484 gene encoding protein G1-like5 → MDLMPQPDSPHSDGSGGGASGTSSAVSSLSPVSPSPSRYESQKRRDWNTFGQYLRNHRPPLSLARCSGAHVLEFLRYLDQFGKTKVHSAGCPFFGHPVPPAPCPCPLRQAWGSLDALVGRLRAAYEENGGRPENNPFGARAVRLYLREVREHQTRARGVSYDKKKRRKPPQQHHPAAAHDVHSHDGNGHHYHPHMPPPPPGAAA, encoded by the coding sequence ATGGACTTGATGCCGCAGCCGGACAGCCCGCACTCGGACGGCAGCGGTGGCGGGGCGTCGGGTACGTCATCGGCGGTATCGTCTCTCTCGCCGGTGTCGCCGTCGCCGAGCCGGTACGAGTCGCAGAAGCGGCGGGACTGGAACACGTTCGGGCAGTACCTGCGGAACCACCGCCCCCCGCTGTCCCTGGCGCGCTGCAGCGGCGCGCATGTGCTggagttcctccgctacctcgaccaGTTCGGCAAGACCAAGGTGCACTCTGCCGGCTGCCCCTTTTTCGGACACCCCGTGCCGCCGGCGCCCTGTCCGTGCCCTCTCCGACAGGCCTGGGGCAGCCTCGACGCGCTCGTCGGCCGCCTCCGCGCTGCCTACGAGGAGAACGGCGGCCGACCGGAGAACAACCCCTTCGGCGCCCGCGCCGTGCGGCTATACCTCCGCGAGGTCCGCGAGCACCAGACTCGCGCACGAGGCGTTAGCTACGACAAGAAGAAGCGCAGGAAGCCGCCCCAGCAGCACCACCCCGCAGCCGCCCACGACGTCCACTCCCACGACGGCAACGGCCACCACTACCACCCCCACatgcctccgccgcctcccggcgCTGCGGCGTGA